The Phycisphaerae bacterium genomic sequence GGCGTGGTTCTTCAGCCTGGCTGCGGCAGCGGAGGAGACTGCGGACCTGAGGGTGACCCGGGTGGCCTTGTTCTCCAGCGGTGTGGGCTACTTCGAGTGCAACACCAAGGTGAAAGACGTCGCCAACGCCGAGTTGAAGTTCCGCACCGCCCAGGTCAACGACATTCTTAAGTCTTTGGTGGTACAGGACTTCGACGGCGGATCGATCAGCACGGTGGGCTACGCATCCCGCGATCCGGTGGAGAAAGCCCTCAAGAGCTTCGGCGTCGACATCACCAGCAAGCCGACGCTGGCTCAGCTTCTTGATCAACTGCGTGGCGAACCGGTCGTGCTGGCCGGCCCGCGGAACGTCACCGGGGTGATCCTCGGGGTGGAGAAGAGGAAGATCCAGGTGGAGAAGAACGTGATCGAGGAGGATATGCTTAACCTCCTTACTGAAGCTGGATTACAGCAGATCCAAATCAGCGGTATCGAGCGGCTCAAGCTCAGCAACGAGAAGATCGACGCCGAGCTGCGTAAGGCTCTGGCGACCCTGGCCTCAAGCCACGACGCCGACAAGAAGGGCGTGGTGATCCATTTTGACGGCCAGGGCGAGCGGCGGGTGCGGGCCTCATACCTGCTCGAAGCCCCTATCTGGAAGACCAGCTACCGCCTGGTGCTGGCACCGGACAAGAAGCCCTTCATTCAGGGCTGGGCAACGGTCGAGAACGCCACCGAGGAGGACTGGAAGAACGTGAAGTTGTCGCTGGTCTCCGGCCGGCCGATTTCCTTCACCATGGATTTGTACACCCCCCTGTATGTGCCCCGCCCGAAGGAGGAACTCGAGCTGTACGCCTCGTTGCGTCCACCAGAGTTCGAGGCCGGCAAGACTTTGTTGGGTGTCGCGGTAGCGGATGCCGCTGCCGCGTTGGAGGCCACCCCGCCTGCCTCGGCTGCCCCGCCGGCTCTGGCCCGTGCTGTGGTTAAGGAGGTGCGAAAGGGTCCAGCCGCCCGACCTTTGGCCCGGGCTCGAGGCTTGGCTGAAGGCGGGCAAGGTATGGCTGGTGGCATGGGAGGCATGGGAGGCGCCGGCTTCGGCGGCCGCCCCCTGGGGGAAGGCGTTGAAGACCTCGGGGAGGGAGTTCAATCTGTGGCCAGCGCCCAACAGGCGGGCGAACTCTTCGAGTACGTCATTGCGACCCCCGTCACCATTGCGCGCCAGCATTCGGCCATGCTCCCCATCATCAACGAGGAGATTGGCGGCGAGAAACTCAGCATCTACAACCCGGGGACACATCCCAAGCATCCGCTGAACGGCCTGCAAATCGAGAACACGTCGAAACTCAATCTCATGCAGGGGCCGATCACCGTGTTCGATGAAAGTGTCTACGCCGGCGACGCCAAGCTGCCCGATCTCAAGCCGGGGGAGAAGCGGCTGGTCGCCTATGCCTTGGATCTGGCCGCCGAGGTGACCGTCGATCAGAAGCCTGCGCCGGACGAACTGGTTAGCTTGCGAATCGCCAAGGGCACACTGCTGCATCGGCACAAGTACGTCGACGAACGCATGTACACCGTCAAGAACAAGGACGTCAAGAAAGCCCGATCCGTTCTGCTCGAACAACCCGGCACGGGCGACTGGAAGCTGGTCGAACCCAAGGAACCGTTCGAGCGGACCGGGAACCTGTGGCGCTTCAAGGTGTCCGTCCCGGCGGGCAAGAGCGTCGAGCAGAAGGTGCGCCTGGAGCGGGTGGCGGAGGAGTCCATGGCTTTGACCGACAGCGGTCTGGATCAGATCGACTTCTTCCTGCGGGCCAGGGTCATTTCGCCTAAGGTCAAGGAGGCCATGCAGAAGGTCGTCGCGCTTCGGACTGCCCTGGATACTTCCACCAACGAACTCGCCCTCCGCGAACAGGACGTGAACGAGGCCGTTCAGGAGCAAGGGCGGATTCGCGAGAACGTGAAGGTGCTCGAGAAGAGCAGCGACACCTACCAGAAGCAGATCCGCAAGTTCGACCAGCTCGAGACCCGAATCGAGCAACTCCGCGAAACGGTGACCACCCTTCGGGGGAACACGCAGAAGAATCGCGAGGCCCTGGAGAAGTTCCTCCTCGAACTGGACGTGGAGTAGGTGTCGGCAGCGGCCGGCCTGTCCGCCAGGTTTGGGCGGCGTGGTCCGATCTGCAGGTCCGGCGAAGGTCCGCTATGGCCTGGTGTGAGCGCGGTGCCGCCGCCGACCCCGTCCGGCGCCAAGGCCCGTGCGCGCCACCACTTCCATGTCTACCCGATTGTGCGGTTTTCTACCCATTCGGGGGCCCCTCTTGGGGACTATTGCCCGGTTTGGATGTGTTCATCGGCCTTGGCGATGCCGTCGAGGGCCTTTGGCCGTCTGGCACGGTACGTGAATGATCTCCATCCGGTTTGCATGCGACCACAAGTGAAGAGAAGGAGATGGGACCAGAGTCGGTGGTGATTGAACGAAAGGAGATCTATCATGACCCGCAAACTGACCGGTGTGTTGATGGTGCTCGGAATGGCCGGCGGGGCTTTGTTTCAGTCCGGCGGCTGCAATATCGCGATCACGCCCATCGAGCCGCAGGAGGAGGTTTTTACCTCTGGTGTTCAGGGCGTGTCGAGTGTCACGCCCGTCTGGGGGCAGTATCCCAGCTTCTGGGCGACGAGCTACGTGACGGGGGGGTGGGGCGGCTACTGAGTAGCGAATGGTAAGGGCTGAAAACCGATAAGAACGTTCTTTCGGAGTCCTGGAGGGCCCGGCTTATCAGAGCCGGGCTCTCTTGCTGTGTGGGGATGAGCGGGGCGAAGGTACGATCAGGGGACGCAGACGACCTCCGTGACCTCGGGCACGTGCTCCATCAGGTTTCGCTCGACACCCAGCTTCAACGTCATTTGGGCTGAGGGGCACCCCCGGCAGGCTCCGTGTAGACGAACCTGGACGACGCCGTCCTGGTCGATGTTTACGAACTCCAAGTCACCGCCGTCGGCCTGGATCATCGGCCGGATCTTGGCCACCACTGCCGCCACCCGGTCCTTGACCGATTCTTGTCCCTGGTCCGCTGCCTCAGTCATCTGGCACCTCACCACACAATGCACGGGCTCCTGCCCCAGACGAGGGTGGTTGTCCCGCCGGTCTGTAAGTCTAGCGGCCCAGCGAGGACAGGACAAGTTGTGCTGGGCTCTGGCGAGGGTCTGGTTCTACGCGACCGCGGCGTTGTTCTCTTCGCCGGGCGATTCGAACTTGACGCTGACCCGTTTGCTGACCCCTGCTTCCTGCATGGTGACGCCGTAGAGGACGTCGGCCATGCTCATCGTCGGTTTCTGGTGGGTGATCACCAGGAACTGGGTCGTGTCCAGGAACTCGGCGATGATCCGATTGAACCGCTCGTTGTTGGCCTCGTCGAGGGAGGCGTCGACCTCATCCAGGATGGCGAAGGGGGACGGCCGGCTCCTGAACACAGCCATGAGCAGGGCGATCGCGGTCATCGTCTTCTCGCCGCCGGAGAGCAGCGAGTTGGTCCGCATTTCCTTGCCGGGCGGGCGAGCGTGGATTTCGATGCCCGCTTCCAGGACGTCGAGCGGCTGGCCTTCGGGCGGCGTCTCGTAGCTGAGATCGGCTCTCCCGCCGCCGAACAACTTTCGGAACATGTCGTTGAAGTGCCCGCGGACGACCTCGAACGTTTGTGTGAACCGCTCGCGGCACTCGACATTGAGCTGCTCGATCAGCGTTTCGAGCTGGCCCTTGGCATGGCGGAGGTCGTCGCGCTGCGCGGTCAGGAAACCGGACCGCTCCTCGAGCTTCTCCTGCTCGGCGATGGCATTGAGGTTGACGTTGCCGAGCCGGCGTATCTTCTCCTTCAGTTCCTCGATCTCGGCCTCCACCGCGGCCCAGTCCTGGTCCTTGTGCTCATAGCTGGCGTGGGCTTCGGCCAGATCCAGACTCAGTTCCTCGCGTACCCGATTGACCAGGTCCTCCATGCGAATCGTGCATTCGCGAAAGTCCATCTGGATGGCGTTGAGCCGCTGCTCGGATTGTTCGAGCTCGCCGCGATTGGTCTTCAACTGGACGCCCAGGGCCTCGATTTCGATAGCCATCCGTTCTCGGTGGTGGCCGCTGTCGAGAACGGCGTGATCGAGCCGTTCCTTGTCGGCGTAAAGGTCGGCCAGGCGGCTCTGGGCGGCCAGAATGGTTCGTTCGGCCAGGGTGAGTCGTTGGGCAGCCTGTTGGGCGGCGGCAGCCGCGGTGCGCACCGCCTCCTCACTCTGGTGTCGGGATTCGCGAAGACCACGCAGTCGGTCGCTGAGCATGCCGCGCTGCTGGCTCATGCGGCCCGCCTCGACCTTGGTGGCCGTGACCCGTTCTGACAACTGGGCCCGCTGCTGCCGGATCAGGACGATCTGTACCTGGGACTCCTGGACGCGACGGTGATGCTCCTCACTGGTGGCTTCCAGGTGGGTCAGGGATTCCCGGCTGGCCGACGCCCGCCGGACGGTTTCGCGGATCTGCAATTGGGCGGACTCGATGTCGCCGGCGACCTGGGGTTGCATGCGACTCAACCGATCGATCGCGTTCTGGTTGGCGCTTTGAGCGGCGTTGTTCTCCGCCTCGGCGGTTCGGGCCTCGTACCGGGCGTTACGCAAGGCCTGCTGGGCCTGCTGGAGGCGGGCGGCCTCGGCCGAGGTGTGTTCGAGCCGTTTGGTCATGGCCTCGATCCGGTCATCGACTTCCTGGATCTGGGCGTCAATCTCGCGCAGCTCGCTCTTGCGTGAAATCAGCCCGGCCCGGGCGCCGGCGGGTCCCAGCTGGCAGATGCCCTGGGGGTCCAGCAGTTCGCCGGTCAATGTGACGTACCGATACATCGGGGGGTTCTGGCGAGCCAGCTGCAGGGCGTCGGCCATCGTTCGCACAATGATCGTCCGACCGAGCAAGTGCCGCACCAACGGCTCCGCCTCCTGGGGATAGCGCGCCAGATTGATGGCGTAGTTAACGAAACCCTCCTGCTGGGTGAAGTCGCGGCCGTCGATGAACGGCGGCAGCAGATCGAGACAGATCGCCGGCACCCGCCCCGGGAAGTCGGCCAGCATGGCGGCATCCGCCAGCAGCGGCTGGCTCTGCTCGACAACCAGATACTGGTCGTATTCGCCGAGGGCGGTCTCGATCAATGCCGCGTTGGCCACGTCCGCCGCGATCAGGTCGGCCACCATGCCCCAGACGTAGGCGAACGTCCGGCCGGTCGCGTCCTGCTCCTTGCGGTGCAGAAGCTCGCGCACCCCTAAGTCCACCCCTTCGAGCTTGCGGTCCAGGTCGAGCAGGGTCTGCTTGCGACTGACCATGCCGCTGCGGTGCTCCTTTGCGGCTGCCAACTGCTGATTCAACTCGCTCTGGTCGGCATCGAGCTGGGCGGCCTCTTGCTGCTTCTCGTCGAGCTGCCTGCCGTGCTCGGCGATGGTTGCGGCCAACTCCCGGCCTCGTTCGTCCAGCCGGCTCTTGTGCGCAGTCAGCTCGCCCAGTTCGGCCTGTAGTTCTCCCTGGCGGACTTGGAGTCGCTGCTGTTCGGCCTCCAACTTCTGCTTTTCGCGATCCAGCGACTGCACTTCGTTGTTCAGCTGCGTGGTCCGCCGCATGACCTCAATGATGTGGGCCTTTTCCTCCTCGCATGCCCGCTCCAGGCCCGCCAGATCACGACCCAGCTGTCCGTCCTGGCTGGCCAGTTCATCCTCGATGCGGTGCACTTCGCGGAGCCGGTCGTCGACGTACGCGACTTCCGCCTCCACGGATTCGATCGACTGCTGCAGCCGGATGGTCTTCTGCCGCTCGCCGGCCAGTCGCTCCTGCTCGCGGGAACGTACGCCGCCCAGCATGTCCAACTGTTGCAGCGTTTGTCCGATGCGCTCCCGCTTCTCCGTAATCTCTGCAGTGTTTGAGAGAACCTGCTGCTGTATATGGTGACGCTCGCCGTCGAGCCGGTCCAGCTCTGTGCGAAGCGCGGCCTCCCGCGTCTCGGCTTCGGTAATTGCGGTTCGCAGCCGGGTGACTTCGTCGCCGACGGTCTCGGCCTGCGACTTGAGTACCGCGGATTGCTCGTTCAGCCGGTGATAGTCCGCCAGGGCATACATCGCCCGTTTTTCGCGGAGCTGCTGGTCGTAGATCTGGTAGTTGCGGGCTTTCCCGGCCTGGTACTTGACGCTGCGAAGCTGCTTCTCGATCTCGTCTACAATGTCCTCGAGCCGCAGGAGGTTCTGCTCGGCACGCTCCAGCTTGCGCTCGGCTTCCTTCTTGCGGGCCTTGTAGCGGCTGATGCCTGCCGCCTCCTCGAACACCACCCGTCGCTGAGCGGGGTTCGCCTGGATCAGGTAGGACACTTTGCCCTGCTCGATGATCGAGTAAGCGGTCACGCCAATCCCGGTATCGAGAAACAACTCCTTGATGTCCTTCAACCGGGCCGGCTCGTTGTTGATCAGATACTCGCTCTCCCCCGTGCGATAGAGCCGCCGTGTGATCTTGACCTCGTCGGTGTCCACAGGCAGCTTACGGTCCTCGTTGGCAAAGACCAGGTCCACCTGGGCCATGGAGGCACTCTTGCGCGTGCCCGACCCGAAGAAGATCACGTCCTGCATCTGCTCGCCGCGCAAGCTCTTGGCGCTCTGGTCGCCCAATGCCCATTTGATGGCGTCGACCACGTTGCTCTTGCCGCAGCCGTTCGGGCCGACAATGCCGGTGATCCCCGGCAGGAAATCGAAATCGATCTTGTCGGCGAAACTCTTGAAGCCCTGGCAGGTCAGTCGTTTGAGAAACATGAAGTCGCAGGGACCTCCTTGTGCCCAGTCTCTACCGGCCATCCCGGTCGGTTCTGTCTTCGCATACCTCCCCCGTGGCGGCCGTTCGTCACACCGGGTGCAGACGCACCCTTGGCCCAGCCCGGACGGCTCTCTAATCTACCCGCCGAATGGTGTTTTGCCAAGAAAGAACAACAACATTTTGTGGACTCGCCGTTCAATCGGGGGGCAGCCCCCCCCGGGGGGTAGGTAAAAAACCGCCGGGCCCATCGGACGGCGAGATCCGATGGGCCCGGTTCTTGGGTTGACCCTGTCCGGGGCCTTGGCGTGGATCGGTGTGAGCCAAGGCCGTCAGGACCGTCGTGGCCCCTACGGGCACGGCGGCGGAGGAAGCTTCTGGCCGATGTTGTTGCGCACCGCAGTCATGTCCAGGGTGTTGATGCGCCCGTCCATGTTGATGTCGCAACGGTGGTGGACCAGAGGCACCTCCCCGGTGTTGTTCCGAACCGGGGTCATGTCCAGCGTGTTGCACCTGCCATCACCGTTGACGTCACCCACGAACGCGACCATACAGATCGAGCTGGTCGTGACGTTGCCGGACAGGTCGGTGATGCCCGGGAACCGAATCGAGACCCGGCTGACGTCGGCCACGCCGCTCATGTCGATGGTCAGAACCGCGCCGGCGATGGAGACGGAGTTGATGGTGACGGCGCTGCCGGCGCTGTCGACCACACTGACGTCGGCGGGTAGAGGCGTTCCGCCTGGCCCACTGCCCATGATGGACTCGTCGAAGGTCACCAGGACCAGCGTTGGGCCGTTCCTGCGGCACTCGACGGCCGCGTCAAAGACGCCCAGGGGACTCAGCAGGTCAATGTCGAACGTGCCCATCGTCCCGTGGGTCTTCCGCGACACGGCGGCGGTCATCACTGGCGGAACGCGGTCGCGAACCCTGAGGACCACGTTTCGCTTGCCACCCTGGTCGAAGACCTTGATGACCACGTTATCGACGTCGGTATCGGCCGAGTTGCCGCCCGCCGCGGAGGTGAACCCGACGTACTTGACGTCCGGGATATTCGCCGCCGGGACGGTGTAGTCCCGGATGGCGTGGATCGGACACAGCCCGGGGGGCGTTACCACGACGTTAAGCACGCCGTTCTTGAACCGGACCACCGCGTGCCAGACGCCGGTGTCCTCGAAATCGGGCGAGATCGCCGTCGTGGTCTTGCTGACCACGCTCCCGCCGACGTCCACGCCCACATGGTTGGAGTCGGGGTCGAAGTTGTTCATGTACCCGTCGAACTCGACCGCGAAGGACTGGGTGGGGAAGTCGCGGTAACCGATCCCGACACCTTCGGGATAGAACGGTCCGGACGGTGCTCCGCTGACCACCATGGTCAAGCCGTCAGGGTCAATGTTGCCTGCGGCATCCGCGTAATGACCGGAGACGTTGGCGAGCTTG encodes the following:
- a CDS encoding NifU family protein, with amino-acid sequence MTEAADQGQESVKDRVAAVVAKIRPMIQADGGDLEFVNIDQDGVVQVRLHGACRGCPSAQMTLKLGVERNLMEHVPEVTEVVCVP
- the smc gene encoding chromosome segregation protein SMC — protein: MFLKRLTCQGFKSFADKIDFDFLPGITGIVGPNGCGKSNVVDAIKWALGDQSAKSLRGEQMQDVIFFGSGTRKSASMAQVDLVFANEDRKLPVDTDEVKITRRLYRTGESEYLINNEPARLKDIKELFLDTGIGVTAYSIIEQGKVSYLIQANPAQRRVVFEEAAGISRYKARKKEAERKLERAEQNLLRLEDIVDEIEKQLRSVKYQAGKARNYQIYDQQLREKRAMYALADYHRLNEQSAVLKSQAETVGDEVTRLRTAITEAETREAALRTELDRLDGERHHIQQQVLSNTAEITEKRERIGQTLQQLDMLGGVRSREQERLAGERQKTIRLQQSIESVEAEVAYVDDRLREVHRIEDELASQDGQLGRDLAGLERACEEEKAHIIEVMRRTTQLNNEVQSLDREKQKLEAEQQRLQVRQGELQAELGELTAHKSRLDERGRELAATIAEHGRQLDEKQQEAAQLDADQSELNQQLAAAKEHRSGMVSRKQTLLDLDRKLEGVDLGVRELLHRKEQDATGRTFAYVWGMVADLIAADVANAALIETALGEYDQYLVVEQSQPLLADAAMLADFPGRVPAICLDLLPPFIDGRDFTQQEGFVNYAINLARYPQEAEPLVRHLLGRTIIVRTMADALQLARQNPPMYRYVTLTGELLDPQGICQLGPAGARAGLISRKSELREIDAQIQEVDDRIEAMTKRLEHTSAEAARLQQAQQALRNARYEARTAEAENNAAQSANQNAIDRLSRMQPQVAGDIESAQLQIRETVRRASASRESLTHLEATSEEHHRRVQESQVQIVLIRQQRAQLSERVTATKVEAGRMSQQRGMLSDRLRGLRESRHQSEEAVRTAAAAAQQAAQRLTLAERTILAAQSRLADLYADKERLDHAVLDSGHHRERMAIEIEALGVQLKTNRGELEQSEQRLNAIQMDFRECTIRMEDLVNRVREELSLDLAEAHASYEHKDQDWAAVEAEIEELKEKIRRLGNVNLNAIAEQEKLEERSGFLTAQRDDLRHAKGQLETLIEQLNVECRERFTQTFEVVRGHFNDMFRKLFGGGRADLSYETPPEGQPLDVLEAGIEIHARPPGKEMRTNSLLSGGEKTMTAIALLMAVFRSRPSPFAILDEVDASLDEANNERFNRIIAEFLDTTQFLVITHQKPTMSMADVLYGVTMQEAGVSKRVSVKFESPGEENNAAVA